The following coding sequences are from one Wenzhouxiangella sp. AB-CW3 window:
- a CDS encoding PLP-dependent cysteine synthase family protein — protein MDRSHPSPATDGGDCRWTAEAIRAIEADFNRSADTHLIRMDMPEAWSGWQLYLKDESIHPTGSLKHRLARSLFLYGLCNGWIGPDTPIIEASSGSTAVSEAYFARLLGLRFIAVMPDGTSPEKIAQIEFYGGECRLVEACSIYDESDRLARELGGHFMDQFTYAERATDWRGNNNIAESLFSQMALESHPHPRWVVVSAGTGGTAATIGRYMRIRCFAGCPTDLCVVDPENSVFHDYYKTGDADLVISAASRIEGIGRPRVEPSFIPSVVDRMMTVPDAASMAAIRFLENWLGRKCGGSTGTNLIGSVRLLSEMREQGERGSVVTLLCDDGQRYRESYFDDDWLAAQQLDIKPWLAALEQWAERGVWDEPGSAK, from the coding sequence ATGGACAGATCACACCCCTCTCCGGCCACCGATGGTGGCGACTGCCGCTGGACCGCCGAGGCCATTCGTGCCATTGAAGCCGACTTCAATCGCTCGGCCGACACTCACCTGATTCGCATGGACATGCCCGAGGCGTGGTCGGGCTGGCAGCTCTACCTAAAGGACGAATCCATCCACCCCACCGGCAGCCTCAAGCACCGCCTGGCCCGTTCGCTGTTTCTCTATGGTCTGTGCAACGGCTGGATCGGTCCGGACACGCCGATCATCGAGGCCAGTTCCGGTTCGACCGCGGTATCGGAAGCCTACTTCGCCCGATTGCTCGGCCTGCGCTTCATTGCCGTGATGCCGGATGGCACCTCGCCGGAGAAGATTGCCCAGATCGAGTTTTATGGCGGGGAATGCCGACTGGTCGAGGCCTGCTCCATCTACGACGAGTCCGACCGCCTGGCGCGCGAGCTGGGCGGACACTTCATGGACCAGTTCACCTACGCCGAGCGGGCCACCGACTGGCGCGGCAACAACAACATCGCCGAGAGCCTATTTTCTCAAATGGCTCTCGAGTCGCACCCACATCCACGCTGGGTGGTGGTCTCGGCCGGTACCGGGGGTACGGCGGCCACTATCGGGCGCTACATGCGCATTCGCTGTTTTGCCGGCTGTCCGACCGACCTGTGCGTGGTCGATCCAGAAAACTCGGTGTTTCACGACTACTACAAGACCGGCGACGCGGACCTGGTCATCTCGGCGGCCTCCCGAATCGAGGGCATTGGCAGGCCGCGGGTGGAGCCGAGTTTCATTCCGTCTGTCGTCGATCGGATGATGACGGTGCCCGATGCCGCCAGCATGGCCGCGATCCGTTTCCTGGAGAACTGGCTGGGCCGCAAGTGTGGCGGCTCGACCGGTACCAACCTGATCGGCAGCGTGCGCCTGCTCTCGGAAATGCGCGAGCAGGGAGAGCGGGGCAGCGTGGTGACCCTGCTGTGCGACGATGGCCAGCGCTACCGTGAAAGCTACTTCGACGATGACTGGTTGGCCGCCCAGCAGCTGGATATCAAGCCCTGGCTGGCGGCGCTGGAGCAATGGGCAGAGAGGGGCGTGTGGGACGAGCCGGGCTCTGCGAAATGA
- a CDS encoding 50S ribosomal protein L25/general stress protein Ctc produces the protein MSKNYQIPAEMRTDVGKGASRRLRRAGRIPAVIYGGDREPASITIDHDLLLHAAEEEAFHASVLEINVGKKKQQVVLRDLQRHPFKPLLTHADFQRISEKESLRISVPIHFVNEEGSPAGKKAGVVVSHQVVEVEIEALPGDLPEYLEVDLANLQPGESVMLSQIPLPKGVTIPALEYGDESDDYAIVTAIFIRAGQGTGELAAEADAAMGEAAEVETVGDAEAAEEPEAEEGEEDGDEAAAEEKKED, from the coding sequence ATGTCGAAAAACTACCAGATTCCGGCAGAAATGCGTACGGACGTGGGGAAAGGTGCGAGCCGCCGCCTGCGCCGTGCCGGTCGGATCCCCGCCGTGATCTACGGCGGAGACCGTGAGCCTGCCAGCATTACCATTGACCATGATCTTCTGTTGCACGCTGCAGAGGAAGAGGCGTTTCACGCCTCGGTGCTCGAGATCAATGTCGGCAAGAAGAAGCAGCAGGTCGTGCTGCGTGACCTTCAGCGTCATCCGTTCAAGCCTCTGCTGACGCATGCTGATTTCCAGCGCATCTCCGAGAAGGAGTCGCTACGCATCAGTGTGCCGATCCACTTTGTCAACGAAGAGGGCTCACCGGCCGGCAAGAAGGCTGGCGTGGTGGTCTCGCACCAGGTGGTCGAAGTCGAGATCGAGGCGCTGCCCGGCGATCTTCCGGAATACCTGGAAGTCGATCTGGCCAACCTTCAGCCCGGCGAAAGTGTCATGCTCAGCCAGATTCCGCTGCCCAAGGGGGTGACCATCCCGGCCCTCGAATACGGCGACGAGAGTGATGATTACGCCATTGTCACGGCTATCTTCATTCGAGCCGGACAGGGCACGGGCGAGCTGGCCGCCGAAGCCGATGCCGCCATGGGTGAAGCCGCCGAAGTCGAGACCGTTGGTGACGCCGAAGCAGCCGAAGAACCCGAGGCTGAAGAAGGCGAGGAAGACGGCGACGAGGCTGCAGCCGAAGAGAAGAAGGAAGACTGA